The following DNA comes from Streptomyces sp. Ag109_O5-10.
GGGTCGCCGTCGAGGTCCACCGCCGAGTTCGCGCGGTCGGCGCCCTGGCAGAGAACCGATACGAACAGGGGGAAGTGTTCCGTCCGCAGCAGGAGATCCGCGCCGTGCACCACGCCCGCGATCCCCGCTCCTCCTCCTGTGACCTCGCCGCACAGGTCGCCCAGGCAGTCGACCAGGGCATCCCAGTTCCCGCCGAAGTAGCCGGGAAAGCGCAGGGTTTCCGCGAAGGCGCGGAAGACGCCCTGCGCGGTCATCAGGTCGCGGGCGTCGAAGTGGTGGACTCGGCCGCCCTTTTCTGCCAGTTCGGACAACTGCCGCCGGACCTCGGCGGACTCCTCCTGAACAAGGACCACCCAGGGGTCGGGGGCACTACTGCTCACCGGCGTTCCCCTCGACGTAGCTGTTCCACGAAACTCCCGAACTCGTTCAGGGACTTCTCCAGATCCTCTCGCCCCGCGTCCTCCTCGGGCAGCAGCGGGAGCCGGCCTCTCGCGAAGCGCTTTGTCCCCGTGTGCACGGCGCTCGCGAGCGGTCCCGCGAACTCGCCTCTCCCCGGTCGCGGCGGACGTCCATGTGCCCTAGGTCGAAGCCCGACGGCGGGGGTGCCTCGTTGACGGCTTCTCCTCGGTTGGGCGGCGGACACCCGTCCTGTCGATCGCCCTGCTATTCCTGTTCGGGAAAATCCAATTCAAGGATCCAGTATTCGGAGCCTTCGGTACTGGCTGCGCAGACCCGGTGACCGCTCAAGGAACGGGCGATGAAGAGGAGTTCCCCTCCCTGGTCCGCCAACGCGGAAATATTGGTCCTCGGGGTGAGCCTGACCTGAACCCACCCGTAGCTCATACTGGCCGCTGCAAGAAACGATCCATCATCGGCTACGACTCCTCCTTCACGTGCACGGGCCTTCCAGGCATCGTCGACCCGGTGAGCCGCGTCCGGTCCGCGCTTCTGCAATCTCTGTACCGGTGTGGTATCGACGTGCACGACCCGACGAAACGCCTCTTCCGCGGACGGGCCGTCATCGCCTGTGTATCGAGCGACCACTTCCAGGCCGGCGTTCGTGAATCGGGACTTGATTTCTGCATCCATGGCAACCCCTGAAACTCATTGCTGGTAAAAAAAGTGATGGTCTCCGCCAGGCTTGTCCAGGGCCCGGTAGCGCTCCATGGTGCTGTACCCTTCCTGAGTATTATTCCAGCCGAAGTTGACGAAGTTACGGCTCCGCTCTTCTGGAGTCTGTCCCTTGGGTGCGCCTGCGTGGAAGTGGGGGCCAGCCGGGTCGTGAGTGTGTTCCACGATGACACGCGCGCCGTTATCCGTCTCGAACTGGCGAAAATTTCCCCAGTGTGTCGGATCCTTGGAGTAAACGTATCCCGGCATGTTCTTGTAATTCTTGTCCCCCATGACCACCCACTCTGCGTCCGGAGTGGTCCCGTGCGGCACTCCGGCAACTTCGAACGCGGATCTCTCGGCGTCTGCTCTGCTGCCGAAGGGGTTCCCTCTTTCGCCCAGTGGGTAGTCCGGCGCGAGTCCGAGCGCATCTGTCCACGTAAGGGGGTTGTGAACGTACGCCATCGGGTTCGGAGCCGGGGTGAGCCCCAACGGGTCCGCTGTCAGATACCTGGCTGTTTCCGGATCGTAATGGCGAAAGTAGTTGTAATGGAGGGCTGTCTCCGGGTCGTAGTACTGTCCAGGAAAGCGGAGTGGGGTATAAGCAGTACCGCTCTGAGAGCGGGCGCTCTTTCCCCAGACCGTACTCAGAGAACGCCAGGCGACCCGGCCATGTTCGTCGACGAGTTCGGTCGGTGTGCCGACCAGGTCGGTGACGATGGCGAGGAAGCGGGAGTCGATCTCCTCCTGAGGCATCTCGTCCGCGGTGATGCGTTCGGTCTGCGCGATGGGACGGCGGTTCTGGTGGTCCCAGGTGAGGGTCGTGCGGTTGGGGAGACCGACGGCACTCGTCGTCTGTTCGCACAGAACGGTGCCGTCCCAAGTGAAGTCGACGCGCTCGACGATCTCCTCGTCGGTGTCGGCCATGCGGAACTTGGCTACGCGACGGCCCAACGGGTCGTACTCATAACGCCACTGTGTGCCGTCCGGAGTGATGACCGAAGTGAGGCGGTCCTCGGCATCCCATGCGTAGCGCCAGGTGTCCGGTTTGCGAGACAGCCGCGGTTTCTGACGCATCACGATGCGGCCGAGAGCGTCGTGTTCGTAGCGAACGTGTCCAGCGCGGGTGATGCGTGTGCCTGTGTACTCGCGGTCGCCTACCGCCCCCAGATCTTCGTGAGCCGTCGGCCATTCAGCAGTGGTTTGGTTGCCCATCTCGTCGTAGGCGTACCGCTCCGTCCAGTCTTCGGCCCGAACAGCGGTCACGCGGCCTGCCCCGTCCAGCTCGAAGCTGTGGGTTTCGGCCAGACGGTCGTCGATGCCGATGACGTTACCGTCGGCGCGGTACCGATATGTCCGATGCTGGATGAGGCTGCCCTGCGAATCCGTCAGCGTCTGATTCGTCAGGCGCCCAGCGGGGTCGTAGCACTGTTCCAGGGTCAGGGCTCCGCTGACGGTGCGGGCCAGTTCACGGCCGACCGTGTCGTAGACGAAGTCGACCGACCGGCCGGACGACACCATGCCGGTGCGGTTTCCCGATGCGTCGTACGCCCAACTGCTGCGCGCCCCACTGGGGGTTGTGCGAGCGATACGACGTCCGAGCGAGTCGTACTCGTACCGCGTCGTGCGGCCGGAGACGGTCTCCGAAAGCACATGGCCGAGAGGATCACGCACGAGGGTGAGCGCCGACGTGGGGCCGATCGCTTGGGTCAAGCGGTCCGCCTCGTCGTAGACGTACGTGGTTACCTGACCTGCCGCGTCCTTCCGTATGACCTGTCCCAACGCGCTTCGCTCGAACTCGACCGTCTGACCAAGGGCGTTCGTGCGGGACACAAGTCGAGTCGCCGCGTCGTACGCGAAGGTGAGGGTGCGGTCGTC
Coding sequences within:
- a CDS encoding barstar family protein is translated as MSSSAPDPWVVLVQEESAEVRRQLSELAEKGGRVHHFDARDLMTAQGVFRAFAETLRFPGYFGGNWDALVDCLGDLCGEVTGGGAGIAGVVHGADLLLRTEHFPLFVSVLCQGADRANSAVDLDGDPLDRPAVAAHFFLEFRDFDGEKIAARVEQPDLIVTLGDGFVRAALNPEEWH